In Bacteroides acidifaciens, the following proteins share a genomic window:
- a CDS encoding DUF3868 domain-containing protein, which translates to MKLLQYYKQLSFMVGWCGLLPLCTYAQDAVLPAGNLRWDYSDSRVARSVDGRDLNIEFAIKPVVKLKTQEVVCISPRYISADGKESIELEQVCISGKRRYKVIKRRKALRNQKPGQAGFGKVHSVKELKDTPIVFKSTFPFESWMADGHIIVEEASYGCAECGVSLNEGMALEAGIPFFGAKDYVYDFIEPEKVLVKCYRDSFDCKVTFPVAQYGLRETFADNSQELAKLGQFVSESLKIEGAELKSVYIKGYASPEGGFDYNRSLAQRRTKTLSDYIANRYPALKKAVVYSTEGVGEDWEGLKAAVSGSNLANKDKILFIIEHNQNDMERESAIRELDNGKTYQILLKEFYPKLRRTTFSLSFDVRPYELEELSGVFETTPECLSQYEMYLLAELYASRSENPLPVYKRAYEQFPGDIVATLNYANALLKYGNDPDGALQVLDAVKEDSRSLFPMAIAYSLKGEWKRAESLLKEAAKYGNINAAAFFKNRK; encoded by the coding sequence ATGAAACTGTTACAATATTATAAGCAACTGTCTTTTATGGTGGGCTGGTGCGGATTACTACCGTTGTGCACTTATGCTCAAGATGCTGTATTGCCTGCTGGCAACTTACGTTGGGATTATTCAGATAGCCGTGTGGCGAGGAGTGTGGATGGACGTGATTTGAATATCGAGTTTGCGATAAAACCTGTCGTAAAACTGAAAACTCAAGAAGTTGTGTGCATTTCTCCCCGTTACATTTCGGCAGACGGGAAGGAAAGCATAGAGTTGGAACAGGTGTGCATATCCGGAAAAAGAAGATATAAGGTGATTAAGCGTCGTAAGGCTTTACGTAATCAAAAGCCCGGACAAGCTGGTTTTGGTAAAGTGCATTCTGTTAAGGAGTTGAAAGATACTCCTATAGTATTTAAGAGTACTTTTCCTTTTGAAAGTTGGATGGCAGATGGGCATATTATAGTGGAGGAGGCATCGTATGGCTGTGCCGAGTGTGGAGTAAGTTTGAATGAGGGTATGGCACTGGAAGCTGGTATTCCATTTTTTGGAGCAAAAGATTATGTCTATGATTTTATCGAACCGGAAAAGGTTTTGGTTAAGTGTTACAGGGATTCTTTTGATTGTAAAGTGACTTTTCCTGTGGCACAGTATGGGCTTCGTGAGACCTTTGCCGATAATAGTCAGGAACTTGCCAAGCTTGGACAATTTGTGTCTGAAAGTTTGAAAATCGAAGGAGCGGAACTCAAGAGTGTATATATAAAAGGCTATGCTTCGCCCGAAGGAGGTTTTGATTATAATAGGTCTCTTGCGCAAAGACGTACTAAAACCCTTTCGGACTATATCGCCAACCGATATCCTGCCTTGAAGAAAGCAGTGGTCTATAGTACTGAAGGTGTCGGGGAGGACTGGGAAGGCCTTAAGGCGGCAGTCAGTGGCTCCAATCTTGCCAATAAGGATAAAATCCTTTTTATTATCGAACATAACCAAAATGATATGGAACGCGAGTCTGCTATCCGTGAGTTGGATAATGGCAAAACCTATCAGATTCTCCTGAAGGAGTTCTATCCAAAGCTACGGCGTACGACATTCAGTCTCAGTTTTGATGTAAGGCCTTATGAACTAGAGGAACTTTCTGGAGTTTTTGAGACGACCCCGGAATGTCTTAGCCAGTATGAAATGTACTTGTTGGCCGAATTGTATGCTTCCCGAAGTGAAAATCCTTTGCCAGTGTACAAGAGGGCATATGAGCAGTTTCCGGGAGACATTGTGGCGACTTTGAATTATGCCAATGCCCTGCTGAAATACGGGAATGATCCGGATGGGGCTCTGCAGGTGTTGGATGCTGTAAAAGAAGATTCTCGTTCTCTTTTCCCCATGGCAATTGCCTATAGTTTGAAAGGTGAGTGGAAACGGGCTGAGAGTTTGTTGAAGGAGGCTGCTAAATATGGTAACATTAATGCTGCTGCGTTTTTCAAAAATAGAAAATAA
- a CDS encoding FimB/Mfa2 family fimbrial subunit — translation MSIRYAFTWLLLMVTTFVVTSCNQVYDDLGACLGNTIVFSYLADDNKEHLQEYVDDIDVFIFDAEDENLVEKYHLKGEQLSSPLEVRLPEGEYRVVAVGNALKETSIIKNDSYKEGLVSRPELTENDIPAVGTFNRLYLGETIVTSKVLNESRDVVRLYSQHVKIHAEVLPDGDADIQPWFEQNTKNGFRLQVESLSARFSFTGTRSGITSFDLPFTAGEKKDRFVLDFNTLRFEDEDPILIYLVQNEAVLCTVDVAQYIAQYHDKVQITGRQEALLPLYFRQNLFSLSVSVKPWEAVDVVPIN, via the coding sequence ATGAGCATTAGATACGCATTTACATGGCTGCTACTGATGGTCACAACGTTTGTCGTGACATCCTGCAACCAAGTCTATGATGACTTAGGCGCTTGTCTTGGCAATACCATTGTCTTTTCCTATCTGGCTGATGATAATAAAGAGCATCTACAAGAATATGTAGATGATATTGATGTCTTTATTTTTGATGCTGAAGATGAAAATCTGGTAGAAAAATATCATCTCAAAGGAGAGCAGTTATCCTCTCCATTGGAAGTCAGACTTCCTGAAGGAGAGTATAGGGTGGTAGCTGTAGGTAATGCCTTGAAAGAAACTTCCATTATAAAAAACGATAGTTATAAAGAAGGACTGGTGTCCCGTCCTGAACTTACAGAAAATGATATCCCGGCAGTGGGTACGTTTAACAGGTTGTATTTAGGAGAAACTATTGTAACATCGAAGGTGCTGAATGAATCGCGTGATGTGGTACGCCTTTATTCTCAACATGTAAAAATACATGCGGAAGTGCTTCCCGATGGAGATGCGGATATACAGCCTTGGTTTGAACAGAATACTAAGAATGGATTCCGTCTACAGGTGGAATCTTTGTCAGCCCGTTTCTCTTTTACCGGTACTCGTTCCGGAATTACCTCATTTGATCTTCCATTTACAGCCGGAGAGAAAAAAGACCGTTTTGTACTTGATTTCAATACTTTGCGCTTTGAGGACGAGGATCCGATATTGATTTATCTTGTACAGAATGAGGCAGTTCTTTGTACTGTAGATGTAGCGCAATATATCGCACAGTACCACGATAAAGTTCAGATAACAGGTCGGCAGGAAGCACTGCTTCCATTATATTTCCGTCAAAATCTGTTTTCTTTGAGTGTAAGTGTAAAACCATGGGAAGCAGTGGATGTGGTTCCCATAAACTGA
- a CDS encoding DUF5042 domain-containing protein yields the protein MKYIHTVKAIGLFTITMPLLFSFVLLSCQGEENCMEQFSDEDNVTVKLNLSTRSVEAGESDMLDEYSSDPANWYKTGTLFPKPPALPRIALMIFNKDLNRYVYNSLISFNPDGVSGRYQIKVRIPKGETEFYAFYAPNQTGKDLPYYTPEGDFRNKIPWDFQKMGIEEINREAIVGAAFPAILKEQENGSIGLPSNSPYDGVDPSPANEKIIDWTETVAKPWEDVPGMSNRLHMGMLSGKAKATVQPSTGEQVQEVTVPLFRDFSRIRIYIASAAAHDRINYIYKRIAFLNFPVMMSPSFRENDSDEAQLAASSPSTENIMEHTGVYSYGIKNGGAMSIYEAPFTADGKIDHTQMENRKYEQFFLPQYLAPYIPESNTWQKGYPHPKIQLTVEHSDGGNNSQLKTKTFLFDVGEETSSGVYSGPIYPNRDYKVFIVLPESSDKEIIYRVEPWVRKNVDFPPFQ from the coding sequence ATGAAATATATCCATACGGTAAAAGCTATTGGTCTTTTTACGATTACAATGCCACTGCTCTTTTCTTTTGTTCTGCTGTCTTGCCAGGGAGAGGAAAATTGTATGGAGCAGTTTTCAGATGAGGACAATGTGACTGTCAAATTGAATTTATCGACTAGAAGTGTTGAAGCAGGAGAGAGTGACATGTTGGATGAATATTCTTCCGATCCTGCTAACTGGTATAAAACCGGAACGTTATTTCCTAAACCACCTGCTTTGCCGAGAATCGCGCTTATGATTTTTAACAAGGATTTAAACCGGTATGTATATAACAGTTTGATATCCTTTAATCCCGATGGTGTGAGTGGACGGTATCAGATCAAGGTACGCATCCCTAAAGGTGAAACAGAGTTTTATGCTTTTTATGCTCCCAATCAGACGGGAAAGGATTTGCCTTATTATACTCCTGAAGGAGATTTTCGCAATAAGATTCCATGGGATTTTCAAAAGATGGGTATAGAAGAAATAAACAGAGAAGCTATTGTAGGTGCAGCGTTTCCCGCTATTCTTAAGGAGCAGGAGAATGGTAGTATCGGACTTCCGTCAAATAGCCCCTATGATGGCGTAGACCCTTCACCGGCAAATGAAAAAATTATAGATTGGACGGAGACTGTTGCAAAGCCTTGGGAGGATGTTCCCGGAATGTCTAACAGATTACATATGGGCATGCTTTCGGGAAAGGCAAAAGCAACTGTGCAACCTTCTACTGGGGAACAGGTACAGGAGGTTACAGTTCCCTTATTCCGTGATTTCTCCCGCATCCGGATATATATCGCAAGTGCGGCCGCTCATGACCGAATAAATTATATTTATAAGAGGATTGCTTTTCTTAATTTTCCGGTGATGATGTCTCCCTCTTTCAGAGAAAATGATTCGGATGAAGCTCAACTGGCCGCTTCTAGCCCAAGTACAGAGAATATTATGGAACATACAGGTGTCTATTCTTATGGAATAAAAAACGGGGGAGCAATGAGCATATATGAGGCCCCTTTTACTGCTGATGGAAAGATTGATCATACGCAGATGGAAAATCGGAAATATGAACAGTTCTTTTTGCCACAGTATCTGGCTCCTTATATTCCGGAAAGCAATACTTGGCAAAAGGGGTATCCTCATCCAAAGATACAGTTGACTGTGGAACATTCTGATGGAGGAAATAATTCACAGTTAAAGACAAAGACTTTCTTGTTTGATGTTGGTGAAGAAACCTCTTCTGGTGTATACTCCGGACCGATTTATCCAAATCGAGATTATAAAGTGTTCATTGTTTTACCGGAGTCTTCTGACAAGGAGATCATTTACCGGGTCGAACCGTGGGTAAGGAAAAATGTGGATTTTCCTCCATTCCAATGA
- a CDS encoding DUF4906 domain-containing protein, which translates to MKRYKLKTTYFILLLLPLLVCCTDEDLIQRNGVMEGIPTTVDISVGTAANTAKTRSVLLEGEERKIYDLYLWVFNASGGVEFSREYSREELNMAASDLETATGEKDNDAPTSMGLLKNIGLTTGEKTLFLLANYKSDGDGLFHVEPDVLAGIVNLSDLEKIKAAMTVHTLFRPNGNLLMSVTHKVTISNATKRVEVSLKRCEAKVTVNVKTADGLVFEPGTYKLGNVPSSTFLTEHAKGSDQTASWDANGMDGKSYWNSEKFQFEGDADNITTSFYMPESRKAAKKAILPTSPGYNADRKGYDLRQKQLKSPVAGATDKPNLQNGATEYAPELAPYIEFTGELRQSMMTGDVPTERFGRVTYRIYLGYTSIEDPVNDYDIERNVHYTYNVTIKGMNDLVIEALSDKDKEEEPSPGTEGLVYDAYRSFIFDCHYEQGLMRFQKDELAIFNPDGSLKDDAMLSFAIRTPFCDKIISYTKAELEQLKNNNYIPIKEKKADTDWLKFYIHPSTLTDNGNEDMQYFSDTGANLLSLEQFLYKLMNESDYVFNAASGLCKVTVYANEYFYEQNPMQENAPKDKDLWKIFANSPDRTFDLLVNTSHEISPDGQSRYHQAIVTIRQMSIKTVFVNSPDGMRVWGVENVNETPDLDYMVRAATEADAFYNKYYSNGWANTWSVMSRRTGGLTDNIMPDPMYRGKENTLWQVMTKVENAKLTLSKDHTNLALSNYHATYACFTPFLRNRDNNRDGQMQANEMQWYIPSVCETNMLYVAERALPLKSRLVGHAPSDNATALYTSRAFMGSTNLTLASCNTIMLVEESHSMTPIYNFDYYSNISAPGKRMPYSDVRLIRDLGILETSEDHSYHLDEVDKELNKTLVNKWAENEYLIFRAENLPSNVTRATRAIYELPAHNETSQINTVYQKGFEVAKYIANTIDKPKDLNNPNRESEYYYETWSTLTSDIEKGKSPCTYYYQNPDKSDLGTWRLPNEAELMIMAGGLFDWDDREKPKVYDFGGNLPSLNMKNGQVIHSRTGFSQRDMNGARSFSAGYQMYFDGYLRFVTTVDTQWGGDNDRLVNAKKGYVRCVRDLE; encoded by the coding sequence ATGAAACGATATAAACTGAAAACAACTTATTTCATTCTGTTATTGCTTCCATTGCTTGTATGTTGCACGGATGAAGACCTTATTCAAAGGAATGGTGTGATGGAGGGAATACCTACCACAGTGGATATAAGTGTCGGTACGGCGGCCAATACCGCCAAGACCCGTTCTGTCTTATTAGAAGGTGAAGAGAGAAAAATCTATGACCTTTACTTGTGGGTTTTCAATGCTTCAGGTGGTGTGGAGTTCTCTCGGGAATATTCGAGGGAAGAGCTTAATATGGCTGCAAGTGATCTGGAAACGGCAACGGGCGAGAAAGACAACGATGCGCCTACTAGTATGGGGTTGCTGAAAAATATAGGTCTTACCACGGGAGAAAAGACACTGTTCCTGTTGGCAAACTATAAATCGGACGGTGACGGGCTGTTTCATGTCGAGCCGGATGTGCTGGCGGGGATAGTGAACCTGTCTGACTTGGAAAAAATAAAGGCAGCTATGACTGTACATACTTTGTTCCGTCCGAATGGCAACCTGCTAATGTCAGTGACTCATAAGGTGACGATTTCCAATGCTACTAAACGGGTAGAGGTTTCTTTGAAACGTTGTGAGGCTAAGGTTACGGTTAATGTGAAAACCGCTGACGGGCTTGTATTTGAGCCTGGAACATACAAACTCGGTAATGTGCCAAGTTCAACGTTCCTCACGGAACATGCCAAAGGTTCTGATCAAACAGCTTCGTGGGATGCGAACGGGATGGACGGAAAATCATACTGGAACTCGGAAAAATTCCAGTTTGAGGGAGATGCCGACAACATAACTACTTCATTCTATATGCCTGAAAGCCGGAAGGCTGCGAAGAAGGCCATTCTTCCCACTTCTCCCGGTTATAATGCGGATAGGAAAGGGTATGACCTGAGACAGAAGCAACTGAAGTCTCCCGTTGCAGGTGCAACTGACAAACCGAATCTACAGAACGGTGCAACGGAATATGCGCCGGAGCTTGCCCCTTATATTGAATTTACAGGTGAATTGCGTCAAAGCATGATGACTGGAGATGTTCCGACCGAACGTTTTGGAAGAGTGACTTACCGTATCTACTTGGGATATACGTCAATCGAGGATCCGGTTAATGATTACGATATAGAACGTAACGTGCATTATACTTATAATGTGACTATTAAGGGGATGAATGACTTGGTTATTGAAGCATTGTCAGACAAGGATAAGGAAGAGGAACCTTCTCCTGGTACGGAAGGATTGGTATATGACGCATATAGGTCGTTTATCTTTGATTGCCATTATGAGCAGGGGTTAATGCGTTTTCAAAAGGACGAGCTTGCTATTTTTAACCCGGATGGCAGTTTGAAGGATGATGCTATGCTCTCTTTTGCTATTCGTACGCCGTTTTGTGATAAGATTATATCTTATACGAAAGCGGAATTGGAACAACTGAAGAATAACAACTATATCCCCATCAAAGAAAAAAAGGCTGATACAGACTGGCTCAAATTCTATATCCATCCAAGCACTTTGACCGACAATGGAAACGAGGATATGCAATATTTCTCCGATACGGGTGCTAATCTGCTTTCGCTGGAACAGTTCCTTTACAAGCTGATGAATGAATCTGATTATGTATTCAATGCAGCTTCGGGACTTTGTAAAGTAACAGTTTATGCCAATGAATATTTCTACGAACAAAATCCTATGCAGGAAAACGCTCCTAAGGACAAGGATTTGTGGAAAATCTTTGCCAACTCTCCGGATCGGACATTTGATTTGCTGGTAAATACGTCACATGAAATTTCTCCTGACGGACAGTCACGTTACCATCAAGCGATTGTGACCATTCGGCAGATGTCCATAAAAACAGTGTTTGTCAATAGTCCTGACGGTATGCGCGTTTGGGGAGTGGAGAATGTGAATGAGACGCCAGATTTGGATTACATGGTAAGAGCCGCTACTGAAGCAGATGCTTTTTATAATAAATATTATTCTAATGGTTGGGCAAATACGTGGTCTGTAATGAGCAGACGTACTGGAGGATTAACAGATAATATAATGCCTGATCCTATGTATAGAGGTAAAGAGAATACTTTATGGCAGGTTATGACAAAAGTAGAAAATGCAAAACTAACATTAAGTAAAGACCATACGAATTTGGCATTGTCTAATTATCATGCTACGTATGCTTGTTTTACCCCATTCTTAAGAAACAGGGATAACAATCGTGACGGACAAATGCAGGCAAATGAAATGCAATGGTATATTCCTTCTGTTTGTGAAACGAATATGTTGTATGTGGCAGAACGAGCGTTACCGTTAAAGAGCAGGCTTGTCGGGCATGCTCCGTCAGATAATGCTACGGCATTGTACACTTCAAGAGCTTTTATGGGAAGTACCAATTTGACTTTGGCCAGTTGTAATACCATTATGTTGGTAGAGGAGTCGCATAGTATGACTCCTATATATAATTTTGATTATTATAGCAATATTTCTGCTCCGGGAAAAAGAATGCCTTATTCGGATGTGAGATTGATCAGGGATTTGGGTATTTTGGAAACTTCGGAGGATCATAGTTACCATCTCGATGAAGTAGATAAGGAACTCAATAAAACATTAGTCAATAAATGGGCGGAGAATGAGTACTTGATTTTCAGGGCTGAGAATTTACCTTCTAATGTTACCCGGGCTACCAGGGCTATTTATGAACTACCGGCACATAATGAAACCTCACAGATAAATACGGTTTATCAGAAAGGGTTTGAAGTTGCCAAATATATAGCCAATACAATAGACAAACCAAAGGATTTGAATAACCCTAACAGAGAAAGTGAATATTATTATGAAACCTGGAGTACTTTGACAAGTGATATAGAGAAAGGAAAATCTCCGTGTACTTATTATTATCAGAACCCGGATAAGAGCGATTTGGGGACATGGCGTTTACCCAATGAAGCTGAACTGATGATAATGGCTGGAGGTTTGTTTGATTGGGATGACAGAGAGAAGCCTAAAGTCTATGATTTTGGTGGGAATTTACCTTCTTTAAACATGAAAAATGGACAAGTTATCCACTCTCGGACAGGATTTTCACAACGCGATATGAACGGTGCAAGATCATTTAGTGCTGGTTATCAGATGTATTTTGATGGTTACCTCAGGTTTGTCACGACTGTTGACACACAATGGGGAGGAGATAACGATAGGCTTGTGAATGCCAAAAAAGGATATGTACGTTGTGTAAGAGATCTTGAATAG
- a CDS encoding YdeI/OmpD-associated family protein has protein sequence MSIDIKYFEDRKDWRKWLAENFETANEVWFVFPSKASGKKSITYNDAVEEALCFEWIDSTIKTLDKTHKIQHFTPRNPKSTYSQANKERLKWLLENKMIHPKFEDKIRDVLSAPFVFPNDIMGRLKEDKMIWENYQRFSEPYKRIRIAYIEAARNRPEEFEKRLNNFINKTKENKIITGFGGIDKYY, from the coding sequence ATGTCGATAGATATAAAATATTTTGAAGATAGAAAAGACTGGAGAAAATGGCTGGCAGAGAACTTTGAGACTGCCAATGAAGTGTGGTTTGTATTTCCCAGTAAAGCCTCGGGCAAAAAGAGCATAACGTACAATGACGCTGTTGAAGAAGCCCTTTGTTTCGAGTGGATTGACAGTACAATAAAGACGCTCGACAAAACACATAAAATCCAGCATTTCACGCCTAGAAACCCTAAAAGTACCTACTCGCAAGCCAACAAAGAAAGACTGAAATGGCTATTGGAAAATAAGATGATACACCCTAAATTTGAAGATAAGATACGGGATGTCTTGTCTGCTCCTTTCGTTTTTCCCAATGATATAATGGGCAGATTGAAAGAAGATAAAATGATATGGGAGAATTACCAACGTTTTTCCGAACCATATAAACGTATCCGGATAGCATATATTGAAGCTGCAAGGAACCGACCGGAAGAATTCGAGAAGCGCTTAAACAACTTTATCAACAAGACGAAAGAAAATAAAATAATAACAGGATTTGGCGGGATTGATAAATACTATTAA